One genomic window of Medicago truncatula cultivar Jemalong A17 chromosome 1, MtrunA17r5.0-ANR, whole genome shotgun sequence includes the following:
- the LOC25484157 gene encoding CLIP-associated protein: MEEALELARAKDAKERMAGVERLHQVLEASRKTLSSTEVSSLVDCCLDLLKDNSFRVSQGALQALASAVVLSGDHFKLHFNALVPAVVDRLGDGKQPVRDAARRLLLTLMEVSSPTIIVERAGSFAWTCKNWRVREEFARTLTSAIGLFSSTELPLQRAILPPTLQLLSDPNPAVREAAILCIEEMYAHAGSQFRDELQRHDLPSSLVKYINARLEGIQPKVQSSNGISSGYITGEINPLNANPKKSSPKAKISSKETSLFGGEGDVTEKGIEPIKVYSEKEFIREIEKIVSTLVPEKDWSIRITALQRIERLVLGGAADYPCFFGVLKQLVGPLSTQLSDRRSTIVKQACHLLCFLSQDLLGDFEACAEMFIPVLLKLVVITVLVIAESADNCIKTMLRNCKVARVLPRIVDCAKSDRSAILRARCCDYALLILEHWPDAPEIQRSADLYEDMIRCCVSDAMGEVRSTARMCYRMFAKTWPERSRRLFSSFDPSIQRLINEEDGGKHRRHASPSIRDRSAPMSSSSQASTPNLSGYGTSAIVAMDRSSSLSSGTSISSGVLLSQAKSLGNGTERSLESVLHASKQKVSAIESMLRGLDLSNKHNSSALRSSSLDLGVDPPSSRDPPFPAAVSASNHLTTPLTTESPGLGVNRGSIRNGGMGLSDIITQIQASKDSGKLSYNSNVGIEPSSDFSSYTSKRTNEKLQGRSSVDENSYIRETRRYMNPNVDRQYMDALYKDGNFRDSQNSCVPNFQRPLLRKNVAARVSSGRRRSVDDSQLSTGEISNYADGPASIHEALSEGLSSGSDWSARVSAFNYLHSLLEQGQKGIQEVVQNFEKVMKLFFQHLDDPHHKIAHAALSTLADIIRTCRKPFEGYMERMLPHVFSRLIDPKELVRQACSTTLEAVGKTYSIDSLLPALLRSLDEQRSPKAKLAVIEFAISSFNKHAMNPEGAANIGILKLWLAKLAPLVHDKNTKLKEAAITCIISVYSHFDSSAVLNFILSLSVDEQNSLRRALKQRTPRIEVDLMNYLQNKKERRSKSSYDPSDNVGTSSEEGYAGLSRKAHYVGRYSGGSLDSDGGRKWSSQDSNLIKASRGQPASDETEEHLYQNLQTNCDSDIVGSKAKDLAYSIDSMDQNFGFQTDRLGYVDSTMNFEGLPSDVDVNGVMSLEHLNIAEGFEHLSELNHNHHSAEDVKVNHMTNTGLSIPQILHMICSGGDGSTISSKRTALLQLVEASEANDHSVWIQYFNQILTVVLEVLDDSDSSIRELALSLIVEMLKNQKDAMENSVEIVIEKLLNVTKDTVPKVSNEAEHCLTIVLSQNDSFRCLSVIIPLLVTEDEKTLVTCINCLTKIVGRLSPEELMGQLPSFLPALFEAFGNQSADIRKTVVFCLVDIYIMLGKAFLPYLEGLSSTQLKLVTIYANRISHARTGKSIDAAID, from the exons ATGGAGGAAGCACTGGAACTAGCACGGGCGAAGGACGCGAAGGAACGCATGGCAGGTGTAGAGCGTCTCCATCAAGTTCTAGAAGCTTCTAGAAAAACTCTAAGTTCAACCGAAGTTTCATCACTCGTCGATTGTTGCTTGGATCTCTTGAAGGATAATAGTTTTCGCGTTTCGCAAGGTGCGCTTCAAGCTTTGGCTTCCGCTGTTGTTCTCTCCGGCGATCATTTTAAGCTTCATTTCAATGCGCTTGTTCCGGCGGTTGTTGATCGGTTAGGTGATGGTAAACAACCTGTTAGAGATGCTGCTAGAAGACTCTTGCTCACTCTCATGGAG GTTTCATCTCCTACAATAATTGTTGAAAGAGCGGGGTCTTTTGCTTGGACATGCAAAAACTGGAGAGTCAGAGAAGAGTTTGCTCGAACCTTGACATCTGCAATTGGTCTATTTTCATCCACTGAACTACCCCTTCAACGGGCTATTCTTCCTCCT ACTTTGCAATTGCTGAGCGATCCCAATCCTGCTGTCAGGGAAGCAGCTATTTTGTGCATTGAG GAAATGTATGCACACGCTGGGTCTCAATTTCGTGATGAACTTCAGCGCCACGACCTCCCTTCTTCTTTG GTGAAATATATTAATGCTAGGCTAGAGGGAATTCAACCAAAAGTTCAGTCTTCAAATGGTATTTCTAGTGGTTATATCACTGGAGAAATTAATCCTTTGAATGCTAATCCCAAGAAAAGTAGTCCAAAGGCTAAAATTTCCTCAAAGGAGACATCTCTTTTTGGAG GAGAAGGTGATGTCACCGAGAAAGGCATTGAACCTATCAAGGTGTATTCAGAAAAGGAATTCATCAGGGAAATCGAGAAGATTGTATCGACCCTTGTACCAGAAAAGGACTGGTCAATACGAATTACTGCCTTGCAGAGAATCGAACGTCTTGTTTTGGGAG GAGCTGCTGATTATCCGTGTTTTTTTGGAGTCCTAAAACAGCTTGTTGGACCATTAAGCACACAACTATCTGATCGAAGGTCTACCATTGTGAAACAG GCATGCCATCTGTTATGTTTTTTGTCGCAAGACCTCCTGGGTGATTTTGAAGCATGTGCTGAAATGTTCATACCA GTTCTTTTGAAGCTGGTTGTGATTACTGTGCTTGTAATTGCAGAGTCTGCAGATAACTGCATTAAAACG ATGCTACGCAATTGCAAAGTTGCTCGTGTGCTTCCTCGGATAGTTGATTGTGCAAAAAGTGACCGCAGTGCAATACTCCGTGCAAG GTGCTGTGATTATGCTCTTTTGATACTAGAACATTGGCCTGATGCACCAGAAATACAACGATCAGCTGACTTATACGAGGATATGATAAGGTGTTGTGTTTCGGACGCAATGGGCGAG GTGCGGTCGACTGCAAGGATGTGCTACAGAATGTTTGCAAAAACTTGGCCGGAGCGTTCCCGTCGCCTATTTTCATCCTTTGACCCTTCTATTCAAAGG TTAATAAATGAAGAAGATGGAGGCAAACATAGGCGACATGCATCGCCTTCCATTCGTGATAGAAGTGCACCGATGTCATCTTCCAGTCAAGCTTCAACTCCTAATCTATCTGGTTATGGAACTTCAGCTATTGTTGCAATGGACAGAAGTTCTAGTTTATCATCGGGGACTTCTATCTCCTCTGGTGTTCTTCTTTCACAAGCTAAGTCACTTGGTAATGGCACAGAACGTAGTTTAGAAAGTGTACTGCATGCAAGCAAACAGAAGGTCAGTGCTATTGAGAGCATGCTTAGAGGTTTGGATTTGTCAAATAAGCATAATTCATCTGCTCTGCGATCTTCAAGTTTGGATCTAG GAGTTGACCCTCCCTCATCTCGTGATCCCCCATTCCCTGCTGCTGTTTCAGCCTCTAATCATCTGACCACTCCTTTAACAACAGAGTCACCTGGTTTGGGCGTCAATAGAGGTAGTATCCGGAACGGTGGTATGGGTTTGTCTGATATAATCACCCAAATTCAAGCTTCCAAAGATTCGGGCAAGTTATCGTATAATAGCAATGTTGGTATTGAGCCTTCATCAGATTTTTCATCATACACAAGTAAAAGGACTaatgaaaaattacaaggaAGAAGTTCTGTTGATGAAAACAGTTACATCCGGGAGACTAGGCGGTATATGAACCCCAATGTGGATAGGCAGTATATGGATGCTCTTTATAAAGATGGAAACTTTAGGGATTCACAGAATAGTTGTGTGCCTAATTTTCAGAGGCCACTATTAAGAAAGAACGTAGCTGCACGCGTGTCTTCTGGTAGGAGAAGGAGTGTTGATGACAGTCAATTATCTACTGGAGAGATTTCAAATTATGCAGATGGACCGGCATCTATTCATGAAGCCCTGAGTGAAGGACTTAGTTCAGGTTCTGACTGGTCTGCCCGGGTTTCTGCCTTCAATTACCTTCACTCGTTATTGGAGCAAGGTCAAAAGGGAATTCAAGAAGTAGTCCAGAATTTTGAGAAGGTAATGAAGTTATTTTTTCAACACTTGGATGATCCCCATCATAAAATCGCACATGCGGCTCTCTCCACACTTGCAGATATTATTCGTACATGCCGAAAGCCATTTGAGGGTTACATGGAACGGATGTTACCTCATGTGTTTTCTCGTCTAATTGACCCCAAAGAGCTTGTTAGGCAAGCATGCTCTACGACTTTGGAGGCTGTGGGTAAAACATACAGTATAGATTCCCTCTTGCCCGCATTGCTACGTTCTCTTGATGAACAAAGGTCTCCAAAGGCTAAATTGGCTGTTATTGAGTTTGCAATCAGTTCCTTTAACAAGCATGCAATGAATCCGGAAGGTGCTGCAAATATTGGCATCCTAAAATTATGGCTTGCCAAGTTAGCCCCATTGGTTCACGATAAAAATACAAAGCTTAAAGAAGCAGCTATTACGTGCATTATATCAGTATACTCTCACTTCGATTCATCTgctgttttgaattttattcTTAGTTTGTCAGTTGATGAACAAAATTCTTTGAGACGAGCCCTTAAACAGCGCACCCCTCGCATTGAAGTAGACTTAATGAACTATTTGCAGAACAAGAAAGAGCGGCGTAGCAAGTCTTCCTATGATCCATCTGATAATGTAGGAACATCCTCTGAAGAGGGATATGCTGGTTTGTCTAGGAAAGCACATTACGTTGGGAGGTATTCTGGTGGTTCTCTAGATAGTGATGGTGGCAGGAAATGGAGTTCCCAAGATTCGAACCTGATTAAAGCCAGTCGTGGCCAACCAGCTTCAGATGAAACTGAGGAACATTTGTATCAAAATCTTCAGACTAATTGTGATAGTGATATTGTTGGTTCAAAAGCCAAAGATCTTGCTTACAGTATCGATTCAATGGATCAAAACTTTGGCTTTCAAACTGACCGACTTGGATACGTGGATAGTACCATGAACTTTGAAGGTCTGCCATCTGATGTGGATGTTAATGGTGTGATGTCATTAGAACATTTAAATATTGCCGAAGGCTTTGAACATCTTTCTGAATTGAACCATAATCATCACTCAGCTGAAGACGTGAAGGTCAACCACATGACAAACACAGGACTCAGTATTCCTCAAATTCTTCATATG ATATGTAGTGGGGGTGATGGAAGCACTATTTCAAGTAAGCGGACTGCACTTCTACAGTTAGTTGAAGCTTCTGAAGCAAATGATCATTCTGTTTGGATCCAG TACTTCAATCAGATTTTGACCGTTGTGCTTGAGGTGCTGGATGATTCAGATTCCTCAATCAGAGAGCTTGCTCTTTCGTTGATAGTTGAAATGCTTAAAAACCAG AAAGATGCCATGGAAAATTCAGTTGAGATTGTTATTGAAAAGCTGCTTAATGTTACAAAGGATACTGTTCCCAAG GTCTCAAACGAAGCGGAGCACTGCCTGACAATTGTTTTATCTCAGAATGATTCATTCAGATGTTTAAGT GTCATTATCCCTCTACTGGTTACCGAGGACGAGAAAACTCTAGTCACTTGCATAAATTGCTTGACTAAG ATTGTGGGGCGGCTCTCTCCGGAGGAACTGATGGGTCAGTTACCCTCATTTCTCCCTGcattgtttgaagcttttggaAACCAGAGTGCGGATATTCGTAAG ACTGTTGTTTTCTGTCTAGTGGATATTTATATCATGCTTGGGAAAGCATTCTTGCCATATTTGGAAGGGCTAAGCAGCACACAGTTGAAGTTGGTTACCATTTATGCAAATCGAATCTCACATGCAAGGACAGGAAAATCAATTGATGCTGCTATCGATTAG